A genomic region of Methyloceanibacter stevinii contains the following coding sequences:
- a CDS encoding protein-L-isoaspartate(D-aspartate) O-methyltransferase yields the protein MQDQDAHNQIGLIMQLRRRGIRDADVLRAIERIPRELFVDDAFSEHAYQDIALPIECGQTISQPFVVAFMTEKLDLNPTQKVLEIGTGSGYQAAILSQLCRRVYTVERWRELQKVAEARLAELKITNVTTIIGDGWLGWPPQAPFDRIIVTAAALDAPAALLDQLKDGGRMIIPLGENRDTQQLVQIDKTAEGLVETPLLPVRFVPLVHGRVKRD from the coding sequence ATGCAAGACCAGGATGCGCATAACCAGATCGGGCTGATCATGCAGCTCCGGCGGCGCGGTATACGCGACGCCGACGTCTTGCGCGCCATCGAACGCATCCCACGCGAGCTGTTCGTGGACGACGCCTTTTCCGAGCACGCCTATCAGGACATCGCGCTTCCCATCGAGTGCGGTCAGACGATTTCGCAGCCCTTCGTGGTCGCGTTCATGACCGAGAAGCTGGATCTCAATCCGACCCAGAAGGTACTCGAGATCGGTACCGGGTCTGGCTATCAAGCGGCGATCCTGTCTCAGCTTTGCCGCCGGGTTTATACCGTCGAGCGTTGGCGCGAGTTACAGAAGGTGGCCGAGGCGCGGCTTGCCGAACTGAAGATCACCAACGTCACCACGATCATCGGCGACGGCTGGCTGGGCTGGCCACCGCAAGCGCCGTTCGACCGCATTATCGTCACCGCCGCCGCGCTCGATGCGCCCGCCGCCTTGCTAGACCAGCTCAAGGACGGCGGCCGAATGATCATTCCGCTCGGTGAGAACCGCGACACGCAGCAACTGGTACAGATCGACAAGACTGCCGAGGGCCTCGTCGAGACGCCGCTTCTGCCCGTGCGCTTCGTGCCCTTGGTGCATGGACGCGTGAAGCGCGACTAG
- a CDS encoding ABC transporter ATP-binding protein, with protein sequence MLNVFKARAGGGANGALRTGRGKAAVTFAARLDVDHVSRRYGQSFALKDVTLEVEPSKILCLLGPSGCGKTTLLRIIAGVEAPSSGAIRLEGEEVAGPNRFVPPEKRGVGLMFQDFALFPHLTILENVAFGLRALTKQEAKAEAHTALERVGLAHYENEYPHILSGGQQQRVALARAIAPRPGVILMDEPFSGLDSQLRESMREETLAIVRESRATCIVVTHDAEEAMRMGDVIALMRDGHVVQMGPPLDLYRAPKDIFAARTFSDLNELPARVQGGRAETPLGTFAAPDFEDGTSVIVCVRQGGIRLLEAGQGTPGRVLDSRFLGDVGLLEIAVDGVAAPVLVRVREADMPARGTEIGVGVDESAVLIFASQDD encoded by the coding sequence ATGCTCAACGTATTCAAGGCCCGGGCAGGGGGCGGCGCTAACGGCGCGCTCCGGACCGGACGGGGGAAAGCCGCGGTCACCTTCGCGGCACGTCTCGACGTCGACCATGTCTCCCGCCGCTACGGCCAATCTTTCGCGCTCAAGGACGTCACGCTCGAGGTGGAGCCGAGCAAGATCCTCTGCCTGCTCGGGCCCTCGGGCTGCGGTAAGACAACCCTGCTTCGGATTATCGCCGGCGTAGAGGCGCCGAGCAGCGGCGCGATCCGGCTCGAAGGCGAAGAAGTGGCAGGGCCCAATCGCTTCGTGCCGCCCGAAAAGCGTGGCGTGGGGCTCATGTTCCAGGACTTCGCCCTGTTTCCGCATCTTACGATCCTGGAAAACGTGGCGTTCGGCTTGCGTGCGCTGACAAAGCAGGAAGCAAAGGCGGAGGCGCACACGGCCCTGGAGCGCGTCGGTCTTGCCCATTACGAAAACGAGTATCCGCACATCCTGTCGGGCGGTCAGCAGCAGCGCGTGGCGCTCGCCCGCGCCATTGCCCCGCGTCCCGGAGTCATCCTCATGGACGAGCCGTTCTCAGGGTTAGACTCGCAATTGCGCGAGAGCATGCGCGAAGAGACGCTGGCGATCGTGCGGGAATCGCGCGCGACCTGCATCGTCGTCACCCATGACGCGGAAGAAGCCATGCGCATGGGCGACGTCATCGCCCTGATGCGCGACGGCCATGTCGTGCAGATGGGCCCGCCGCTGGACCTGTATCGCGCGCCCAAGGACATTTTCGCGGCCCGCACGTTCTCGGACCTGAACGAGTTGCCGGCCCGGGTCCAAGGGGGAAGGGCCGAAACACCGCTCGGCACCTTCGCGGCGCCGGATTTTGAAGACGGCACGAGCGTGATCGTTTGCGTCCGGCAGGGGGGTATTCGCCTGCTGGAGGCGGGGCAAGGAACGCCAGGGCGCGTGCTGGACTCGCGCTTCCTCGGCGATGTGGGGCTGCTCGAGATCGCCGTGGATGGCGTCGCAGCGCCTGTCCTCGTGCGCGTGCGTGAAGCGGACATGCCTGCGCGCGGCACGGAAATTGGCGTCGGTGTCGACGAAAGCGCGGTGCTCATCTTCGCTTCGCAGGACGACTAA
- the tatA gene encoding twin-arginine translocase TatA/TatE family subunit, giving the protein MGPSWWQILIVLLLFVLLFGRGKISDLMGDVAKGIKSFKSGLADEDKDAEDAKVIQHESPVPPSKAHETDKQKSS; this is encoded by the coding sequence ATGGGACCAAGTTGGTGGCAGATTCTGATTGTCCTGCTTCTGTTCGTGCTGCTGTTCGGCCGGGGCAAGATCTCCGACCTGATGGGCGACGTCGCGAAGGGCATCAAGAGCTTCAAGTCGGGACTTGCCGACGAAGACAAGGATGCCGAGGACGCGAAGGTCATCCAACACGAGAGCCCCGTGCCGCCGTCGAAGGCGCACGAGACGGATAAGCAGAAATCGAGCTAG
- the nagZ gene encoding beta-N-acetylhexosaminidase yields the protein MAFKAFISGCATTALTAAERDLFAAERPCGLILFRRNVENPGQVQALVADFKEAVGTEDVLVLIDQEGGRVQRLRPPHWREMPPAQIFGDLYAKDEFAGRRAAFAAARLMAAEVHDLGINVDCTPCIDVRHPGAHDIIGDRAFSTDPQTVAVLGRAVMNGMLAGGVLPVIKHVPGHGRALADSHKSLPHIDVSREELEAVDFLPFRELQDAPLAMTAHVLLPAYDERNPATLSPAIMKEVIRDQLGLTGLIMTDDICMKALSGTPGELTRAVVEAGCDVALHCSGKFDEMVDVAGAAPELAGESLERFENAFACLFDPEPFDEAEAMALVNEAAAIRVAEVGADPTEQV from the coding sequence ATGGCATTCAAAGCTTTCATCTCGGGGTGCGCGACCACGGCCCTGACGGCCGCCGAGCGCGATCTCTTCGCGGCGGAGCGCCCCTGCGGTCTCATTCTGTTCAGACGGAATGTCGAGAACCCTGGCCAGGTCCAGGCACTCGTCGCCGACTTCAAGGAAGCGGTCGGGACGGAGGACGTCCTCGTTCTGATCGATCAGGAGGGCGGGCGAGTTCAGCGCCTGCGGCCGCCACATTGGCGGGAGATGCCGCCCGCACAGATCTTCGGCGATCTCTATGCGAAAGACGAATTTGCGGGACGGCGTGCGGCTTTTGCGGCGGCGCGCTTGATGGCGGCCGAGGTGCACGACCTCGGCATCAACGTGGACTGCACGCCCTGCATCGACGTTCGCCATCCGGGCGCCCACGACATCATTGGCGACAGGGCCTTTTCCACAGATCCGCAGACCGTCGCGGTTTTGGGCCGGGCCGTGATGAACGGCATGCTTGCCGGGGGCGTCTTGCCAGTCATCAAGCATGTGCCGGGTCACGGCCGGGCTTTAGCAGACAGCCATAAGTCACTGCCCCATATAGATGTTTCGCGCGAGGAACTGGAGGCCGTGGACTTCCTGCCTTTCCGGGAACTGCAGGACGCGCCCTTGGCCATGACGGCCCATGTCCTGTTGCCCGCCTATGACGAGCGGAACCCCGCGACGCTGTCTCCGGCTATAATGAAGGAAGTGATTCGCGATCAATTGGGACTTACCGGTTTGATCATGACCGACGACATCTGCATGAAGGCGCTCTCGGGCACGCCCGGGGAGTTGACCCGTGCGGTCGTCGAGGCTGGATGCGACGTGGCGCTTCACTGCAGCGGCAAGTTCGATGAGATGGTCGATGTTGCCGGTGCGGCCCCGGAGCTCGCCGGAGAGTCGCTTGAGCGGTTTGAGAATGCGTTCGCGTGCCTCTTCGATCCCGAACCGTTCGACGAAGCCGAGGCGATGGCCTTGGTGAACGAAGCCGCCGCGATACGCGTTGCGGAAGTGGGTGCCGATCCGACGGAGCAGGTATGA
- the scpB gene encoding SMC-Scp complex subunit ScpB encodes MLPLPSNVMALPSADRREKLRIMEALLFAAKEPLKEKELALHFGAEEDVQALLEELQGLYAGRGVNLVRVAGKWAFRTADDLSYLLERQAVAQRRLSRAALETLAIIAYHQPVTRAEIEEIRGVSTSKGTLDVLLETGWVKLRGRRRAPGRPVTYGTTDDFLEHFGFEQIQDLPGLRELKGAGLLDSNLPPGFSMPSPDDAAELREDEDPLEDEEGEEPLGVNDDDVLAEDEPAETEKQSD; translated from the coding sequence ATGCTGCCGCTGCCGTCCAACGTGATGGCGCTGCCGTCGGCCGATCGGCGGGAGAAGCTGCGCATCATGGAGGCCCTTCTGTTCGCGGCCAAGGAGCCCCTGAAAGAGAAGGAACTGGCTCTCCACTTTGGAGCCGAAGAGGACGTTCAGGCGCTCCTGGAAGAACTCCAGGGCCTCTATGCGGGGCGGGGCGTCAATCTCGTCCGGGTGGCCGGCAAGTGGGCCTTCCGGACGGCGGACGACCTTTCCTATCTCCTGGAACGCCAGGCCGTGGCGCAGCGGCGTCTGTCGCGCGCGGCGCTGGAGACCTTGGCGATCATCGCCTACCACCAGCCCGTCACGCGCGCCGAGATCGAAGAAATTCGCGGCGTCTCGACGTCCAAGGGCACGCTGGACGTGCTCCTAGAGACCGGCTGGGTCAAGCTCAGAGGCCGCCGCCGGGCGCCGGGCCGGCCCGTGACCTACGGCACCACGGACGACTTCCTGGAGCATTTCGGCTTCGAGCAGATCCAAGACCTGCCGGGACTGCGGGAGCTCAAAGGAGCCGGCCTCCTGGATTCGAACCTGCCGCCGGGCTTTTCGATGCCGAGCCCCGACGATGCCGCCGAACTCCGTGAGGACGAGGACCCGCTCGAGGACGAAGAGGGCGAGGAGCCGCTCGGCGTCAACGACGACGACGTTCTCGCAGAGGACGAACCCGCCGAGACCGAGAAGCAGAGCGACTAG
- the surE gene encoding 5'/3'-nucleotidase SurE yields the protein MRILITNDDGVEAAGLDVLEKIATDLTDDVWVVAPETDNSGASHSLTLAEPLRMRELGKRRYAVKGTPTDCVIMGVRYLLKDQPPDLVLSGVNRGQNLADDVNYSGTVAGAIEGSLLGIPSIAMSQAISNYDHGVPPWDTPMVHGAGLVRKLLDAGWPTGSVINVNFPDCSPDQVKGVAVTVQGFRDTALLDIDDRMDTRGKAYYWIGIAKRGPNPPKGSDLWAVRSNLISVTPLCLDFTDHGALSDLASVLEERDK from the coding sequence ATGCGCATCCTGATTACCAACGACGATGGCGTCGAAGCGGCCGGTCTCGACGTGCTGGAAAAGATCGCCACGGACCTCACGGACGATGTCTGGGTGGTCGCGCCCGAGACGGACAATAGCGGTGCCTCTCACTCGCTGACACTCGCCGAGCCCTTGCGCATGCGCGAGCTCGGCAAGCGCCGTTATGCGGTGAAGGGTACGCCGACCGACTGCGTGATCATGGGCGTGCGCTATCTCCTGAAGGACCAGCCGCCCGATCTCGTGCTGTCAGGTGTCAATCGCGGCCAGAACCTTGCCGACGACGTGAACTATTCCGGGACCGTCGCCGGGGCCATCGAGGGCTCGCTGCTGGGGATCCCGTCGATCGCCATGAGTCAGGCGATCAGCAATTACGATCATGGTGTGCCGCCCTGGGATACGCCCATGGTCCATGGCGCTGGCCTCGTGCGGAAGCTGCTCGACGCGGGCTGGCCCACGGGCTCGGTGATCAACGTGAATTTCCCGGATTGCTCGCCCGATCAAGTGAAGGGGGTCGCGGTGACCGTGCAGGGGTTCCGCGATACCGCGCTGCTCGATATCGACGACCGCATGGATACGCGCGGCAAGGCCTATTACTGGATCGGCATCGCCAAGCGCGGTCCCAACCCGCCCAAGGGCTCGGACCTGTGGGCGGTTCGCTCCAACCTGATTTCCGTGACGCCGCTTTGCCTCGACTTTACCGACCACGGTGCTCTCTCGGATCTGGCTTCCGTCTTGGAAGAAAGGGATAAATAG
- a CDS encoding segregation and condensation protein A produces MSEDGQKDQTDGPDGGPEEVNQAVAADAANWEFAEQDTDEDEKLRVDVEGFEGPLDLLLAMARTQKVDIAKISVLDLARQYLEFIEEAKRLRLELAADYLVMAAWLTFLKSKLLLPPEPSNEDELSGEELAAMLAFRLQRLDAMRDKAAQLMTRKRLGRDVFPRASPSLFRVTRTSVYDANVYDLLKAYAQQRQRNAVRTLHMEKRTVWSLKEARDELERLLGMACDWAPLDQILAEFLVEPEIRRTALASSFTATLEMTREGALEIRQAKSFAPLLVRRRGEAG; encoded by the coding sequence ATGAGCGAAGACGGCCAGAAGGATCAGACAGACGGGCCCGACGGCGGACCGGAAGAGGTGAATCAGGCTGTTGCAGCCGATGCCGCCAACTGGGAATTCGCCGAGCAGGACACGGACGAGGACGAGAAGCTCCGCGTGGATGTGGAGGGCTTCGAGGGACCGCTCGACCTGCTTCTGGCCATGGCGCGCACGCAGAAAGTGGACATCGCCAAGATCTCCGTTCTCGATCTCGCCCGGCAGTATCTCGAATTCATCGAAGAGGCCAAACGCCTGCGTCTCGAACTGGCCGCGGACTATCTGGTGATGGCCGCGTGGCTGACATTCCTGAAGTCCAAGCTGCTTCTGCCGCCTGAGCCGTCGAACGAGGACGAACTTTCGGGCGAGGAACTCGCGGCGATGCTCGCCTTCCGGCTGCAGCGCCTCGACGCGATGCGGGATAAGGCCGCGCAGCTGATGACCCGCAAGCGCCTTGGCCGGGATGTGTTTCCGCGCGCGAGCCCGAGCCTATTCCGCGTCACGCGGACCAGCGTTTACGACGCCAATGTCTACGACCTCCTGAAGGCCTATGCGCAGCAGCGCCAGCGGAACGCGGTGCGGACGCTGCACATGGAGAAGCGGACGGTTTGGTCCTTGAAGGAAGCGCGCGACGAATTGGAGCGCCTGCTGGGCATGGCCTGCGATTGGGCGCCGCTCGATCAGATCCTGGCGGAGTTCCTGGTCGAGCCTGAAATCAGGCGTACTGCGCTCGCATCGAGTTTTACGGCGACCCTCGAGATGACACGCGAGGGGGCGTTGGAGATCCGCCAGGCAAAGTCGTTTGCACCGCTCTTGGTGCGCCGGCGGGGCGAAGCAGGTTAG
- the serS gene encoding serine--tRNA ligase — MLDVKWIRENPDAFVAGLEKRFFTPAPAEILNQILTLDSQRRETIQQLQDLQARRNAVSKDIGKAKKDKNEAEAQRLMDEVAGLKETIQKGEEDERAQDQAMRDLLAGIPNMPADDVPVGPDEDANVELRKVGDLPSFDFAPKQHFEIGEALGLMDFETAAKLSGSRFVVLKGALARLERALSQFMLDLHTDQHGYTEVNPPLLVRDDTMFGTAQLPKFEEDQFPAGEGYWLIPTAEVPLTNLAREDIADEASLPMRVTAGTPCFRAEAGAAGRDTRGMIRQHQFTKVELVSVTTPEQSAEEHERMTKCAETVLQKLGLPYRVMVLSTGDMGFSAQKTYDIEVWLPGQDMYREISSCSVCGDFQARRMNARYRPADSKSPRLVHTLNGSGVAVGRALIAVLENYQEADGSVRVPEALQPYMGGLTKIEAPA; from the coding sequence GTGCTTGACGTCAAATGGATACGCGAGAACCCCGACGCCTTCGTCGCCGGGCTTGAGAAGCGGTTTTTCACTCCCGCGCCCGCCGAGATTTTGAATCAGATTCTGACCCTCGATTCGCAACGCCGCGAAACGATTCAGCAATTGCAGGACCTGCAGGCGCGCCGCAACGCGGTTTCCAAGGACATCGGCAAGGCCAAGAAGGACAAGAACGAGGCCGAAGCCCAGCGTCTGATGGACGAGGTGGCGGGTCTCAAAGAGACGATCCAGAAGGGCGAGGAGGACGAGCGCGCGCAGGACCAGGCCATGCGCGATCTCCTGGCGGGCATCCCCAACATGCCGGCCGACGACGTGCCTGTCGGTCCCGACGAGGACGCCAACGTCGAACTGCGCAAGGTCGGCGATCTTCCGAGCTTCGACTTCGCGCCGAAGCAGCATTTCGAGATCGGCGAGGCGCTCGGCCTCATGGATTTCGAGACGGCCGCAAAGTTGTCCGGGTCTCGCTTCGTGGTGCTGAAGGGTGCGCTGGCCCGGCTCGAGCGTGCGCTATCCCAGTTCATGCTCGACCTGCACACGGACCAGCACGGTTACACCGAAGTGAACCCGCCGCTGCTCGTGCGCGACGACACTATGTTCGGCACAGCGCAACTGCCGAAGTTCGAGGAAGACCAATTTCCCGCAGGCGAGGGGTACTGGCTCATCCCGACAGCCGAAGTACCACTCACGAACCTAGCTCGTGAGGACATCGCTGACGAGGCGAGCCTTCCCATGCGCGTCACGGCGGGTACGCCGTGCTTCCGCGCCGAAGCGGGCGCGGCGGGGCGGGATACGCGCGGCATGATCCGCCAGCATCAGTTCACCAAGGTCGAGCTCGTCTCGGTGACGACGCCGGAACAATCGGCCGAGGAGCACGAGCGCATGACCAAGTGCGCCGAGACCGTGCTGCAGAAGCTCGGGCTGCCTTATCGGGTAATGGTCCTGTCGACCGGCGACATGGGCTTCTCCGCCCAGAAGACCTACGACATCGAAGTCTGGCTGCCGGGACAGGACATGTACCGCGAGATCTCCTCTTGCTCCGTGTGCGGCGACTTCCAGGCCCGCCGCATGAACGCCCGCTACCGGCCCGCCGACTCCAAATCGCCACGGCTCGTGCATACGCTGAACGGCTCCGGCGTGGCCGTGGGCCGCGCGCTCATCGCAGTGCTGGAGAACTACCAGGAAGCCGATGGCAGCGTCCGCGTGCCGGAGGCCCTGCAGCCTTACATGGGCGGGCTCACCAAGATCGAAGCACCGGCGTGA
- the tatC gene encoding twin-arginine translocase subunit TatC: protein MSDEEDINESKAPLIDHLIELRRRLLWALAATFVAFIVCFWFAKPIYNLLLWPYRWAAGVDAPIELIYTAPQEFFFTQVKLALFGAIFIAFPVIASQLYMFVAPGLYRSERKAFLPFLVATPILFLIGAALVYFVAMPLAMTFFLSMQETGDDGVQILLTAKVSEYLSLIMMLIIGFGICFQLPVLLTLLARAGLVGSDTLKHYRRHAILGVFVAAAVLTPPDPVSQIALAVPTLLLYEISIFCVRMVEKKRAANEAPSTAPSS from the coding sequence GTGAGCGACGAAGAGGACATCAACGAGAGCAAGGCACCGCTCATCGATCATCTGATCGAGCTGAGACGGCGGCTGCTATGGGCGCTCGCCGCGACCTTCGTCGCCTTCATCGTCTGCTTCTGGTTCGCGAAGCCCATCTACAACCTGCTGCTGTGGCCGTATCGCTGGGCCGCGGGCGTCGATGCGCCCATCGAGTTGATCTACACGGCGCCGCAGGAATTCTTCTTCACCCAGGTCAAGCTCGCACTGTTCGGGGCGATTTTCATCGCCTTCCCGGTGATTGCCTCGCAGCTCTACATGTTCGTGGCGCCGGGCCTGTATCGCAGCGAGCGCAAGGCATTTCTGCCGTTCCTGGTCGCCACGCCCATCCTGTTCCTGATCGGCGCCGCGCTTGTCTATTTCGTGGCTATGCCGCTCGCCATGACGTTCTTCCTGTCTATGCAGGAGACCGGCGACGATGGTGTGCAGATCCTGCTGACCGCGAAGGTCAGCGAGTACCTGTCCCTGATCATGATGCTGATCATCGGTTTCGGCATCTGCTTCCAGTTGCCGGTGCTGCTGACGCTGCTGGCGCGGGCCGGGCTCGTCGGCTCCGACACGCTCAAACACTACAGGCGCCATGCCATCCTCGGCGTGTTCGTCGCGGCCGCGGTGTTGACCCCGCCGGACCCGGTCAGCCAGATAGCCCTGGCGGTGCCGACGCTGCTTCTCTACGAGATCTCGATCTTCTGCGTACGCATGGTGGAGAAGAAGAGGGCGGCCAATGAGGCGCCGTCCACGGCACCGTCATCTTGA
- a CDS encoding SPOR domain-containing protein gives MMAQPNMMPVPSIQQPGAAPQQMAAATPAAAPPAAASSYVVQLGSTKSQTDALANFADAQQKYPSLLGSYQPLVRKTDLGPKGTWYRLQVGPLADKDAAYRLCGQLKAKGHGDCLVMAQ, from the coding sequence ATGATGGCGCAGCCGAACATGATGCCGGTTCCGTCCATCCAGCAGCCTGGAGCCGCGCCGCAGCAAATGGCCGCCGCGACGCCTGCCGCCGCGCCGCCGGCTGCAGCCTCCTCCTACGTGGTTCAGCTCGGCTCCACCAAGAGCCAGACCGATGCCTTGGCGAACTTTGCCGACGCGCAGCAGAAATATCCGAGCCTCCTCGGCAGCTATCAGCCGCTCGTCCGGAAGACCGACCTCGGTCCGAAGGGCACCTGGTATCGGCTTCAGGTCGGGCCTCTCGCCGACAAGGATGCCGCTTACCGGCTTTGCGGCCAGCTGAAGGCCAAGGGCCATGGCGATTGCCTGGTGATGGCGCAGTAG
- the argS gene encoding arginine--tRNA ligase, with amino-acid sequence MDVFSGFHGHVLAAVQQLKHDGIVPKDANVDGITLEAPKDSGHGDLATNAAMVLAKPAKLPPRALAERIVPLLASDPFIEKVEIAGPGFINLTLKQSFWPSVCRMVLEQGDAFGRSAIGKGEAVNVEYVSANPTGPMHVGHCRGAVFGDALANLLAFAGYDVTREYYVNDAGAQVDVLARSAFLRYREALGEDIGDIPEGLYPGDYLKPVGEKLASNHGRDLLDMPEAEWLPVVRNLALTAMLGMIEDDLAQLDIRHDVFFSERSMTEGKDEVGETIADLTSKGLVYEGRLPPPKGKVDEDWEDRIQLLFRASDFGDDQDRPLVKAEGAYTYFAADIAYHYDKFRRGFKSMIDVWGADHSGHIKRMRSALQALTDGQADLDVKICQLVRLFRAGEPVKMSKRAGTFVTLRDVVDEVGAGPVRFMMLYRKNDAPLDFDFAKVTEQSRDNPVFYVQYAHARASSVQRNVAEAFPDLALGAEQLALADLDRMTDEGDLALIRRIAQFPRIVEAAAEAHEPHRIAFYLYDLAGDFHGLWNRGKDLPQLRFIHQTDRELTRARVALVVATQRVLALGLGILGVHALQELH; translated from the coding sequence ATGGACGTATTTTCTGGGTTTCACGGCCACGTTTTGGCGGCCGTTCAGCAGTTGAAGCACGATGGCATCGTGCCGAAGGACGCGAATGTCGACGGCATCACCTTGGAGGCGCCCAAGGATTCCGGCCATGGCGACCTCGCGACCAATGCGGCCATGGTGTTGGCCAAGCCCGCGAAGCTTCCGCCGCGCGCGCTTGCCGAACGGATCGTTCCCTTGTTGGCTTCGGACCCGTTCATCGAGAAGGTCGAGATCGCCGGACCCGGCTTCATCAATCTGACGCTGAAACAGAGCTTTTGGCCCAGCGTATGCCGCATGGTGCTGGAGCAGGGCGATGCGTTTGGCCGCAGTGCCATCGGCAAGGGCGAGGCGGTCAACGTCGAGTACGTGTCCGCCAATCCGACCGGGCCCATGCATGTGGGCCATTGCCGTGGCGCCGTGTTCGGCGATGCGCTTGCCAATCTGCTCGCCTTCGCGGGCTACGACGTGACGCGCGAGTACTACGTCAACGATGCGGGCGCGCAGGTGGACGTGCTCGCGCGGTCGGCATTCCTGCGTTACCGCGAGGCGCTTGGAGAGGACATTGGCGACATTCCTGAGGGTCTTTACCCCGGCGACTATCTGAAGCCCGTGGGCGAGAAGCTTGCGAGCAATCACGGCCGCGATCTGCTCGATATGCCAGAAGCCGAATGGCTTCCTGTCGTGCGGAACCTCGCCCTGACGGCTATGCTCGGGATGATCGAGGACGATCTGGCCCAGCTCGACATCCGCCACGATGTCTTCTTCTCCGAGCGCTCGATGACCGAAGGGAAGGATGAAGTGGGCGAGACCATCGCCGACCTGACGTCGAAAGGGCTCGTCTACGAGGGCCGCTTGCCGCCGCCCAAGGGCAAGGTCGACGAGGATTGGGAAGACCGGATCCAGCTTCTATTCCGCGCGAGCGACTTCGGGGACGATCAGGACAGGCCCCTGGTCAAGGCCGAGGGGGCGTATACGTATTTTGCCGCCGACATCGCCTATCACTACGACAAGTTCAGACGCGGCTTTAAGTCGATGATCGACGTTTGGGGGGCCGATCACAGCGGCCACATCAAGCGTATGCGGTCGGCGCTCCAGGCGTTGACCGACGGCCAGGCCGATCTCGACGTCAAGATATGCCAGCTCGTCCGGTTGTTCCGGGCCGGCGAGCCGGTGAAGATGTCCAAGCGGGCAGGGACGTTCGTGACGCTGAGGGATGTCGTGGACGAGGTCGGCGCAGGCCCGGTCCGGTTCATGATGCTCTACCGGAAAAACGACGCGCCGCTCGATTTCGACTTCGCGAAAGTCACCGAGCAGTCGCGGGATAACCCGGTTTTCTACGTCCAATACGCTCACGCCCGCGCAAGTTCGGTCCAACGGAATGTTGCCGAGGCATTTCCGGATCTTGCGTTGGGGGCGGAACAATTGGCCTTAGCCGATCTCGATCGGATGACGGATGAGGGCGATCTCGCGCTCATCCGCCGTATCGCTCAGTTCCCGCGGATCGTGGAAGCTGCCGCCGAGGCCCATGAGCCGCATCGGATCGCGTTCTATCTTTACGATCTTGCGGGAGACTTCCATGGTCTCTGGAACAGAGGCAAAGACTTGCCACAATTACGTTTTATTCACCAAACTGACCGAGAGTTAACACGTGCCCGTGTTGCGCTTGTGGTAGCCACACAGCGGGTCTTGGCGTTGGGTTTGGGGATCCTCGGCGTTCACGCTTTGCAAGAATTGCATTAG